GCGCCGACACCGTGGAGGGCCGGGTCAGGCACCGCCGGGTGGATAAGAAATCCGGCACCCTGCCCGAGACACCGGAGGAGGGCGAGACCATCCACGCCCGGTCGGTGTGGCTCTCCTCCGACCGGCTGGGGATCACCGCCAAGATCGATCTCGTGGAGGGGGAGGGGAGTCAGGCCACCCCGGTGGACTACAAGCGGGGCAAGCGACCCCATGTGGCGGCCGGCGCCTACGACCC
Above is a genomic segment from Thermodesulfobacteriota bacterium containing:
- a CDS encoding Dna2/Cas4 domain-containing protein translates to MTTSLSTPPLSAEIPAPLPAIPARMLNEYVYCPRLGYLMWAEGEFADSADTVEGRVRHRRVDKKSGTLPETPEEGETIHARSVWLSSDRLGITAKIDLVEGEGSQATPVDYKRGKRPHVAAGAYDP